From Tachysurus fulvidraco isolate hzauxx_2018 chromosome 10, HZAU_PFXX_2.0, whole genome shotgun sequence, one genomic window encodes:
- the LOC113660210 gene encoding galanin receptor 2a, producing the protein MVYSNRYGVIFACTCGVILGVGFGANLLVFTLFAKHNTLRKNRLDLLILSMALADFLTLLLIPFTLHSAVSFSWPLSDTSCKIYQFLLAFSLAASTYSLCAVSVARAMIITNPYHPPSTDLLALMLILAWALSFFISLPLRIFATKERLGPGLTNFTFCLPTIKEHHYQVILSQFVLYYFIPMLVIAGNYVRLALFLHKSPVMSMASARNTRRASLMVFLAAGTFSVCWLPGYVLELCVYLGLYKHGQDWEMFYFTCTVLQYLHPCVNPVLYVLLAKRYRGMQRALLFQCNRNRVHPQVTSVTESF; encoded by the exons ATG GTTTACAGTAATCGCTATGGTGTGATTTTCGCCTGTACCTGTGGTGTGATCCTGGGTGTGGGCTTCGGGGCTAACTTGCTAGTGTTCACCCTCTTCGCTAAACACAACACTCTACGCAAGAATCGTCTGGACTTGCTGATCCTCAGCATGGCTTTGGCTGACTTCCTCACGCTGCTTCTCATTCCATTCACTCTACACTCAGCTGTCAGTTTCTCCTGGCCTTTAAGCGACACATCGTGTAAGATTTACCAGTTCCTGCTGGCTTTCTCTCTGGCTGCCAGCACTTACTCACTATGTGCTGTCTCAGTAGCTCGAGCCATGATCATCACTAACCCCTACCACCCACCCTCTACTGACCTCCTTGCGCTAATGCTCATCCTGGCCTGGGCTCTAAGCTTCTTTATCAGCTTGCCATTGCGTATTTTTGCCACTAAAGAGCGCCTTGGCCCAGGGCTCACCAACTTCACTTTCTGCCTGCCTACCATCAAAGAGCACCACTACCAAGTCATATTAAGCCAGTTTGTTTTGTATTACTTCATACCGATGCTGGTTATTGCTGGAAATTATGTACGCTTGGCTCTGTTTCTCCACAAGAGCCCAGTGATGTCTATGGCCAGTGCTCGGAACACACGGCGAGCTTCACTCATGGTGTTCCTGGCAGCTGGGACATTCTCTGTGTGCTGGCTGCCTGGATATGTCcttgagctgtgtgtgtatttgggtcTCTATAAACATGGACAAGATTGGGAGATGTTCTATTTTACctgtacagtgttacagtaccTGCACCCATGTGTTAATCCAGTTCTGTATGTTTTGCTGGCTAAGCGCTACCGGGGAATGCAACGAGCCTTGCTCTTTCAATGCAATCGCAACAGGGTGCACCCCCAGGTTACTAGTGTTACTGAAAGCTTCTGA
- the pthlhb gene encoding parathyroid hormone-like hormone b, with product MYGVQQNGHEMQYTMNCSSGVHMRVCRVLWTSMMLRQWSFAVLLLSIPLPVQGQPIHALSNRMKRSVSQAQLMHDRGSYLQDRKRQLWLQELFKQVHTANVWDTPSSSGANLQHVTWGAQAPKTASSTKDFLLDFQLESTGTINSLPQETNKEQPAGTRRKKRVCLGKWSESNKRRGWPCSIQAQVALRAH from the exons ATGTATGGGGTACAGCAAAATGGCCATGAGATGCAGTACACAATGAACTGCTCTTCTGGAGTACAT ATGAGGGTCTGCAGAGTTTTGTGGACGAGCATGATGCTAAGGCAATGGAGTTTTGCTGTGCTCTTATTAAGCATCCCTCTACCTGTCCAAGGGCAACCCATACACGCTCTCAGCAACAGAAT GAAACGGTCAGTGAGTCAAGCCCAACTTATGCATGACCGAGGAAGTTATCTGCAAGACAGGAAGCGACAACTCTGGCTGCAGGAGCTTTTTAAACAAGTACATACTGCCAATGTGTGGGACACCCCATCCAGCAGTGGAGCCAACCTCCAGCATGTAACCTGGGGTGCCCAAGCTCCCAAAACTGCCAGCAGCACCAAAGACTTTCTTTTGGACTTTCAGTTAGAGAGCACAGGCACAATCAACTCCCTGCCACAGGAGACCAACAAAGAGCAGCCAGCTGGCActaggagaaagaaaagagtatGTTTGGGGAAGTGGAGTGAGAGCAATAAACGAAGAGGATGGCCATGCTCAATACAAGCCCAAGTAGCATTAAGAGCTCACTAA